The Dyadobacter sandarakinus DNA window TTTATTTTACCCCACGACATTCGTCAGGGTACCGATGGGTTCGATTGAAATGTGGATTATATCGCCTTTTTCCAGTGTGAAATCAGACTCCGGTACAATGCCTGTACCCGTCATCAAATACGCACCCTGCGGAAAATCCAGCTCCCTGAAAAGGAATTTAAGCAGCTCGTCTGCCTTCCGCTTCATTTGCGCGAGCGTAACTTCTCCTGCAAATACTTCGGTGCCGCCACGTACAATTGCAATGTCAATGACTGTATCCTCGGGCAATGCATATTCGGGTACATACAGGCAGGGACCCAATGCAGCGCTGCCGGTGTAGGTTTTGGCCTGCGGCAGGTACAGGGGGTTCTCTCCTTCAATGCTCCTTGAACTCATATCGTTGCCGATGGTATAACCCACCAGCGTTCCCGTAGACGAAGCAAAAAGCGTCAGTTCAGGCTCGGGGACATTCCAGGACGAGTCGCGCCGGATACGTACCGTACCATGATTACCTACTACCCGCGCAGGTGATGATTTGAAAAACAACTCGGGCCGCTCTGCCTCGTAAACCCTGTCATAAAAAGAACCTCCTCCGGCAACTTCCGACTCTTCCATCCGTGCTGTGCGGCTGCGGTAGTAAGTAACGCCTGACGCCCACACCTCCTGCGAACCGATCGGCGCCAGCAGCTCAGGCATCGGGATATCATCCGTAAATGTCAGCGGAATGAGATCGGCTGAATGGATTTCGAGCCAGTCGTACAGGTTATCGCGGTTGACGACCTCATCCCAGTCTGTCTGGTGCAGACGGTAGAAAAGGTCGCTTTTTTCAAGCAAAATGCCGTTTTGAGTTTTGTATAGTTTCATAAAAACAGACGTTATTTCAGACTGAATAAGCTTTTTGAACAAATATCATACTCTAAAATAACTACTCTCCTGAAAAACGATCAGGCTACACCTTCAATCCGGAGCGGCATCAATGCGGTATTTTTTCTTTTAAAAAGTCAGCAGTGTAATTCCCGGAAAGTTTGATCATTTCTTCGGGTGTACCTGCAAAAGTGAGGTACCCGCCGCCGTCGCCACCTTCCGGCCCGAGATCCAGGATCCAGTCCGCACTCTTGATCACCTCCATGTTATGTTCAATGATGATCACGGTGTCACCCTGCTCCACCAATGCATTGATCGCTTTCAGCAACTTCTTGATATCATGAAAATGGAGGCCCGTGGTAGGTTCGTCGAAGATAAAGAGCGTCTTCCCTTTGCTGCTGCTGCCTTTTCCTAAGAATGACGCCAGCTTTACACGCTGTGCCTCCCCGCCGGACAAAGTATTGGACGACTGGCCCAAACCCACATAACCCAGCCCTACTTCCTGCAAAGGCAGCAGTTTTTCGACCAGTTTCGGCTCCACATCCCTGAAAAATTCGATGGCTTCATCCACCGTCATGTCGAGGATTGCAGCCACGTCTTTGTCCTGATAGCGTACTTCCTGTATTTCCTGTTTGAAGCGTTTTCCATTGCATCCCTCACAGGTCAGGTATATATCGGCCATAAACTGCATTTCGATTTTGACCTGGCCCTCACCCTGACAAACCTCGCAGCGGCCCCCGTCCACATTAAATGAAAAATGGGAAGGCTTGTAGCCCCTGGCTTTCGATAGTGGCTGGTCGGCCATCATCTGGCGGATGTAATCGTAGGCTTTGATGTAAGTAACCGGATTAGACCGCGACGATTTCCCGATCGGGTTCTGATCGATCATTTCTATGGCTTCAATCCTGTCAATACTGCCGCTGAGCTCATCAAATTTGCCCACGTCTTCGCTGAACTCGCCTTTGGTGCGCATCAGTGCAGGATAAAAAACCTTGCGGATGAGCGTCGACTTACCCGAGCCGCTCACTCCTGTGACCACGGTCAGTACATTCAGCGGAATTTTTACATCAAGGTCTTTCAGGTTGTTTTCTCTGGCACCTTTAATTTCGAGAAAATGCAATGGTTTTCTCCTGATTTTAGTCAGAGGAATGTCTTCTTTGCCCAGGAGGAAGTCCAGCGTATGTGATGGAAATTCGGTTTGTTCTTCCTGGTCCTCATTGCCCAACTCCCTGATATCTTCCCAGCTTCCCTGAAAAACAACATGTCCGCCCCCGGTGCCGGCTTCCGGACCAATGTCGATGATCTGGTCGGCTGCATGCATGACTTCTTCCTCGTGCTCTACCACAATCACCGTATTTCCAAGGTCACGCAGAGATTCCAAAACACCTACGAGGCGCTTCGTATCCCTCGGATGCAATCCGATACTGGGCTCATCCAGAATGTACATGGACCCTACCAATGCACTTCCGAGGGAAGTAGCCAGCTTGATCCGCTGAAATTCACCTCCGGAAAGTGTACTGGTCAGCCGGTTGAGTGTAAGATAACCCAGGCCTACTCGGATCATGTATTCCAGGCGGTTCTGGATTTCTACCAAAACCCGGCGTCCTACCTCGCGCTCATGCTCATTGAGGGTGAGGGTCGCAAAAAATGTCGAAACCTCGGCGATGGGCATTAATACCAGATCCGTAATAGACTTGCCGCCTACTTTCACGTACGACGCATCCTTTCTCAGGCGCGAGCCCCGGCAGTCAGGACAGGTGGTACGGCCTCGAAACCGCGACAGCATTACCCGGTACTGGATCTTGTAAGTCTGTGTTTCGATTTCGGCAATAAATGCATTGATCCCCTGAAAGTACTGGTTTCCGGTCCAGAGCAGGTCTTTCTGAGCCTGTGTAAGATCTTTATACGGACGATGAATGGGGAAGTCGAATTTGGTACCATTGCGCACAAGAGGCACCAGCCACTCACTCATCTTTTCAGAACGCCAGGGTGCAATAGCACCTTCGTATACAGAAAGGTTTTTGTCGGGAATGATCAGGTCCGGGTCAATACCCAGGATTTTACCAAAACCCTCACACCTTTTACAAGCGCCATAAGGATTATTGAAACTGAACAAATTGACACTCGGCTCCTCGAAAATTATTCCGTCAAGCTCAAACCGATCCGAAAAGAACTTTCTTTCGCCACCCACTACCTGCACCATGCAATCTCCTTCTCCTTCAAAAAAGGCAGTCTGCACCGAATCCGAAAGGCGGTACTGCGTATCTTCATCGTCGTGCCGGACACCGGCCCGGTCTACCACAATGTTGATACGGTTACCTGCCTGGGCATAAGCTTCCGGCTTTTCAAGTACTTCTTCAATCGCCACAACCTCATCATTGAGCTCAATGCGGTTGTAGCCTTTGGAAAGCAGAATGGTAAGTTCCTCCTGCTGTGTACGGCCCTCGCGCACCAGCAAAGGCGCGAGTACCATTACCCGGCTGCCCTCTTCATGCCCGAGTATGAAGTTGACCACGTCGGTCACGGCATCTTTTTTCACTATTTCACCGGACACCGGCGAGTACGTGCGCCCTACCCGTGCGAAAAGAAGTTTCAGGTAATCATAAATTTCGGTGGAAGTCCCCACAGTTGAGCGCGGGTTCCTGGTATTCACCTTCTGCTCAATGGCGATGGCCGGCGAAATCCCTTTGATATACTCCACCTCAGGCTTTTCCATACGTCCGAGAAACTGCCTGGCATAGCTGCTCAGACTTTCCACGTACATCCGCTGGCCTTCGGCAAAAAGGGTATCAAAAGCCAGGGATGATTTTCCCGAGCCCGAGAGCCCGGTCACGACCACCAGCTTGTTTCTGGGTATTGCTATGTCAACATTCTTAAGATTATTGACCTTGGCACCTTTGATCAGAATGTATTTTCTGGGGTCAAGATCATCAAATCGGGAAGCTTCAATCCGCTTTACGGGTGAGTTCGTCATAAAAAATCAGGTGAAAAAACGAGGGCTACCGGCGGCAGCCCTATCCTTTTACTAACCAAAAGCCGGGGTATTTAGTTTAATGATTCAGGAGCCTGGCGATGGGTTTACCCATTCCGCAATGCAGTTGTGGAAGTTGTAAAAACCATTCCCTTTTCTGATGCATCCGCAAAGATGGGATCGGCCAGGTGGCCCCAGTTGGTTACGTCCGACATGCAGTCGGTCAGTACTTTCACTTTCGGAGCCAATTCAGGGACATATTTCAGAAGCTGATCAATGCTGGTTGCCACGCAATGCGAGCGGGCTTCTCCGGCAATCAGTATTTCATCAAACGTACCAAGCGAAGCCAGCAGCGCCTGGTCGAGACTGGTTTCGGGTGCTCCCTCCACAGGTACCTGCGCCCTGAAAATCCCGAAATGCTCGGTCAGCGGGTTGGTACCTTTTACAATGGCCGTGTAGTCTTTGCCTGTACGATGGGTCCAGGCGAGTACCGCACTCAGCACGGTATCGTCCAGTGCAGCTCCTTTTGATCCGACAAGACAATGCTCCGGCCAGATGAAATGCCCGAATGCTCCCTCACTTTCCAGCTTTTCCAGGTATGTGAGCACATACTCGTAGTGGTAGCGCGGCACCCATCTGCCGGCTTTTACGGCATCAGCGGTAATCAATGTAAATGGCGCTACTGTGTTTCCGTTGGCATCTTCCCAAAACAGCGGGTGTGCGATATCCAGCACCCGATGCGTATCCAGCGTCACAAAAATGCTGTCGATCTTTTCACCTTCCAGTGCGATCAGGGCGGCTATGCGCTCCACGTCCTTTTCAGCACCCGGTACGTACAGGGTACCCGCAGGATTACAGAAATCAAACTGTGCATCAATAATGAGCAAGGCAACTTTTCTCATAGACCCGGTATCAAGTTTTGCTCAAATGTGCCACACTTCGGGCAGTTCGAGCTGGCGTGCGTACTGCTTTGAACACAGGCTGAATACAGCCTTCAGCATACGGTTCACATCCTCTAAATAATCGAACCTGTAATCTTCGTTGAGGCGATTGAGTCCGTTTACGACGGTTTGTGCTTTTTTGGCGATGTACAATGCACACGGATCAGCGCGGCTCGAATAGGTTTTGAGCGTATCGCGGTGTGTTTCCAGGAAGGTGTTGAGCAGCAGCAGGTTCAGTTCCAGGCCGCCCTGCTTGTCTTTGGTCACCTTTACATGGTAGGCAATATCAGAACTCAGCCCGCGTATGTCGGCCAGTACCCAGCCGGGTGTGTTCTGGTTGAATTTTGAAATTCTGATGATGCGTGATGTCAGCTCCTCACGCCTCTCCGGTATGGTTGCGCTGTCTTCAATCAGCTCGAAGTGCAGCTTGTCAACCAGCGCCTTATCCTTCGCAATCAGCCGCAGCAGCAGCTTGTCCTTTTCCTTCGCGGGCATCTGAATTACCGCTTTTTTAAGCTGATCGGGTAAAGCCATTAAGGTGTATTTGGTAATTAAAATTCAGAAATCCGACTTCTGACCTTAACTTTATGAGCCCCAGGAAGCCATAAAGTTTTTTGACAAAAATATCAGATATGCCCAAATATCCATCGATAGCTTTATGTATTGCCCTTGTTTTCACCTTCCTTTTTACCCTTTTACAGCACACCCCCGGCCTGCCTTCTTTTGATGATTACGACACGACGCTGGCATTCATCCGGAAGTTTTATTTTGAAAACACCACGGTCGGCGAAAAGGCTGCAACGCTCTTCAGCCGGCACAATGAGCATCGTATCCTGATCTCCAAATCAGCTGCTGCCCTTTATTACGCCATTTTTCACAAGCTCAGCTTTGCACACCTGGTTTATTTTCAGAACTGCTTTTTATTCGGATTTTTTGGGCTCATGCTCGCCATCATGCGCCGCAATGGGTTGCTCAATGCAGGAAATGTACTTTTTGCGGTCACATTCCTGTTCGGACTGGCTTTCTGGCAGGTAACATTCTATTACTGGGGCGGAATACAGCATTATACGGTATTTTTCTTCTCATTTCTCAGCCTCTTCCTGCTCGATCGTTCGACCAGGGCATTTAGCGGGCATTTTGCAGCGGCCCTGGCTGCGGCTACTATTGCAGTATTTACTTTCGGAAACGGATTTCTGGTACTTCCGGTCGGTGCTTTTTTACTTTTTGTACAAAAGAAAAAAACAATGCTGTACAGCTGGCTCCTGGTTTCGGCGATACTTTCCCTGCTAACCTTCCTGCACATGCCCGAAAGTGCGGCCAAGGTAGTGCCCTTCCGTATAGACTGGATGGCACGGCTGTTTTTTACTTTTCTGGGCAGCTTTATCTATATCAATCCGGCTGCCGGACAGGTACCCAACATCATTCTTTGCATGGGTGCCGGGCTGGCTGTACTTGTGTTCTGGCTGTGGCTGCTGCGGAGTGGCTATGCATTCCGTAACCCGTTGCTTTACGGCCTGCTAACGCTGCCCATCCTGACGGGCCTCATCATATCTATATCCAGGTTTGACACCAAAGCAGCGGGCGGCATTGCACCAAGGTACATGTTTTTTACCGCCAGTATTCCGGTACTCCTGTTCCTGATTGGGCTTGATTTGAAGATTTTACGAAAAAAATGGATTAACCCGATTGTCTTTGCGTCTGTTGTACTTTGGGGCGTTGTGTACTATAACAATCTGCGCGAGCTTGAAAAGACAAATACCGGGCTGGTGCAGACAATCAAACGCTGGCAAAAAGACCCTGGCACAGCCCTGGTATACTACCGGGAAGCAGCACCCTACTCGGAAATGCTGCAATGGGCCGTGGACCGGAAGGTGGTTGAACTCGATGATGCAATACTCCGCAACCCTGACCCGAAATGATGTGCTGATTTCTCAAAACCGTATTTCGGCACTAACTTGCAGCCCTTTTAGATTACGATTTGTATGGTTTCAGTAGCTATGTGCACTTACAACGGCGAGCGGTTCCTGCCTGAGCAGTTGAAGAGCATTGCAGGGCAGACGGTACCAGTTGACGAGCTGATTGTGTGCGACGACCGGTCATCGGATTCCACCGTGCAGATCATCCGGGATTTTGCAAAAACAGTCTCCTTTCCTGTACAGATTCATATTAATGAGCAGAATCTGGGCTCTACCAGGAACTTCGAAAAGTGCCTCTCCCTATGCAGTGGTGACCTTATATTCCTGTGCGACCAGGACGATATCTGGCGGGCCGACAAGGTAAGTGTACAAAAAAATTACCTCGATACTCACCCAGATATTGATGCCGTATTTTCGGATGCGATGATGGTTAATGATGATTCCCAACCTACGGGGCGGACCATCTGGCAGGAAATTGAGTTTGATGAAGTAAGCCAAAAGCAATGGACAGACGGCAAGCCGCATGAGATTCTGTTCCATGGGTTTGTGGTAACGGGCGCTACGCTGGCTTTGCGGAAATCTGCACTCGAAAGGCTCACTCCTTTTCCTACCCACGTTCCCGACCTGATCCACGACGCATGGATTGCAATGCTCCTCAGCCTGCAGAACAAAATTGATTTCATTGCAGACACCCTGATCTCCTACCGCGTGCATTCGAGCCAGCAGGTAGGGTTTGGGGCTAAAATGGAGAAGGTGCAGCTGAAAGACAGATTTACGAGGGAACGTGAGCAAAAGCTGCTGCCGCTGCGGGAAAAAGCCGGTAAGCTGCATGATCTGTACATGCTCCTCAGGTCGGTACCATTTGTGCCCAGGGAAAAGCTGGCAAGGCTCCATCTTTCACAGAAACACTTTTACAGCCGGGCGTCACTGCCCGAGAAGAGGTACCAGCGTGTGACACCGATTGTCAATCAGCTGATCCGCGGCTATTATCGTTTCAGCAGTAAAGACTGGTGGCTACCTGCCATCGGCGATTTACTCGAATAAATATTCATTTAAACGTGAAAAAACCTGGCACTTCGGCTGCGGTGATCATTCCGGTATACCAGTACCCGCTATCAGCGAATGAAGCATTATCGCTGCGGCAGTGCATAGCGGTGCTTGGGCATTATCCTGTAAAAATCATAAAGCCGCACAGGCTGGATGTACAGGAATTGCAGGATCAATACCCGACACTTGATATCTTATCGCTTGATGATGCGTCTTTTGAAAGCATTGCAGCTTACAACAGTTTGCTTACGTCAGTCGGTTTTTACCAGCTTTTTTCCTCATTTGAATACATCCTGATTTACCAGCTCGATGCTTACGTGTTCAGGAACGAGCTCGCGGAATGGTGTGCCAAGGGGTATGACTATATCGGTGCACCGTCTCTTCATCAGCCTGCATTTAATGCATTAGCGGGTGCCCAGGCCCATATCATGGCGAAAGGGCTGTCGGGCAGGCGGGTGGTTTTCAATGGAGGCCTTTCGCTCCGGCGTATTCCTGCCATCATCCGCTATCTCCAAATTTACAACCGCTTTTACCCGGCCTGGAAAGGTAATGAGGATATGCTTTTTTCACAGGAATCCACGCGGTTGTTGCCGATGAAGCTATTTTTGAAATTGCCGGAGTGGCGGGAGGCATTGCATTTTGCATTTGAAAAAAGCCCGGCTGCTACCTTCGAACTGACCGGTCACAAACTGCCTTTTGCCTGTCACGCCTGGGAGCGCTACGATCCCCAGTTCTGGTCAGCTTATATTTCCTGAAAGGGTTTAACTTTGGTGTTTAACAATTTTTAACAAACTATCCTGCCTCTTACCTGCGTTCTTGCTGTTATTTGATTTTAAAACCATCCGTCAACAGTTATGAACCCTAAGTTGCTTTCCGGTTTCTTTTGCTTCATCTGGCTTTCAGTGAGTGCTGCCTGTGCGCAGGTTACTGAAAATCCCAAGGTAGAAGAGCAGTCGGCGACCTACGTGAAAATCAAGAGAGTAGAGCTGACCGATAGTCAAACCATCATTCATTTACAGTTTACAGAAAAGCCGGGAAAATCGCAGCTGAAATTGTTTGGCCTGCCCGACCAGTTGATGCCGGGTGCAAGCCAGATCTGGCTCGACCCTGAAACCCGCCTCTACAAACCCGGGGAAATTGAAAAGAAATTTAAGCTTATCAAAGCCGAAAATATCCCCACTGACCCGACCCGAAAGAATGTAGCACCCGGCGAAACCGTCAATTTTGTTGCTTATTTTGAAAGACTGACGCCGGGTATCGAGATTTTTGATTTTTACGAAGGAAGAAGTTCCGCAGGATCACAATCCTGGAATTTCTATGGCATCCACATCACCAATCCTGAAAAGAAGTCAGCAGCCAGAAGTGCCAGGGCTGGCACTAAAGCCACGCCACCGGCCAAAAAACCAGTAACTATTACGCCCCCGGCAACACCTGCTCCCGCTGCACCGGACAATAGTATGGCTGTAATCAGGGGAACGGTCTTCAATGCCAAAACCAGGCAGCCGGTAAGTGCCAGGATCTCGTATGTGGAAAAAGGGGATTCGCTCGAAATCAGCTCGTCCTCGGGCAAGTACCGGGTCGGGGTTGACCCTGCGGGCAGCTATGAGCTGCGTATCAGTGCCAAAGGTTTTTATGGACAGACCGTCCGCATCTCTCCGGCGGATTCTTCCGGCATAACTATGTTTGACAATGATATCTACCTGGCACCGCTTACTGCCGGCGAAACCGTAAACCTGCCTAACATCTACTTTGAAACCTCCAAGTTCACACTCTTGCCGGAATCATTCCCTGAGCTCGACAGGCTGGTGGGCGTACTGAAAGACAATCCTTCTATCCGCATCCGGGTGGAGGGGCATACCGACAATGTAGGTGATTTTGATAAAAACCTGGAACTCTCGCGCAAACGCGCCGAGTCCGTGCGGGACTATCTTACCGGAAAAGGCGTAAGTGCCGACCGGATAGAGGCCAAAGGTTATGGAGCCACGCGCCCGCTGACCCAGGGCAGTGCAGAGGAGCGCAAGAAAAACCGCCGTGTTGAATTTGTGATTCTTGATAACTAATACAGTATTAAGGCCTGCCGATGATCGTCGGCAGGCCTTGCGGCTGTCAGGTACGCTTGGCTTAGCGAGCCTTGATGATGTTGGTAAACTCCCGCGATTTGAGGGAAGCACCTCCCACCAGTCCACCGTCGATATCCGGGGAAGCAAAGAGCTCCGCTGCGCTGGCAGCTGTGACGCTCCCGCCATACAGGATCGAGATTTCCTCGGCAACTTCTCTCCCATATTTTTCAGCAATGTGCCCGCGCAGTGCTGCGTGCATTTCCTGCGCCTGCTCGGCAGAGGCAGTAAGCCCGGTACCAATCGCCCAGATGGGTTCGTACGCGATCACTACCGCCTGCAGTTGCTCGGGGGTTAAATGAAACAGGCTTTCGGTCAGCTGATTTTTTACAAAACCAATGTAATCCGAATTCTGGCGCTGTTCCAGGGACTCACCGCAGCAGAAAATGGGTGATACAACATTGGCCAGGGCCGTGTTGACCTTTTCTGCCAGTACTGCATTGCTTTCATTGAAGTACTGACGACGCTCGCTGTGTCCGATGAGTACATACCCGATCCCTGCAGATTGCAGCATGGCAGCAGAAATTTCTCCTGTAAATGCGCCCGATACCTTGTCGGAGCAGTTTTGAGCTGCAAGATCAAAACGGGATGAATCTTCAATATATCTTTTGATAACCGGCAGGTAAAGTGCGGGTGGGCAAAGGATCACTTTCACGTCACCCTGAACTTCATCATTTACCATATTGACAAGCTCCGAAGTAAGCGCAACTGCTTCATCCATAAGCTTGTTCATCTTCCAGTTACCTGCTACAATTTTCTTTCGCATGTGAAAATTTTTATTGTGAGAAAATGCCATTTAACGCAACAAAATTACCACTATTTCATCATTTCCATGATTATATATCAACGTTGATGTCAAATACAGGAAATAAGTAAAATTCGAGATTTTTTTGTGTTTATTTAAGCTCAAATCAGTTACTTTTACCTTATAGACCGGGCAATGCCAACGTGATTGCCCATGAACACAGAAGATCATAAACAGACCAATAATCCTATTATAGTCAACGTGTTAAATGCGTGTATGTGAATATTTCTAACGAAAGAACCAAGAAAGGAGGCCACGATGAAAACGTCTATGTGGTTGTTGTTAACGGTCACACTTTTTACCCCTGCCGTAATACTCGCCGGGTCTGATAAAGACCATCCTGTATCTGAGGAAAAATACGGTTACTTTCTCGACCGCAATTACAAGTCTGCCCGCATTCCCTTTGAGCTGCATTCCAACCTGATCATCCTGTATGCAAAGATCAATGATACTGACTCACTGCGGTTTATACTCGATACCGGTGTAAGTTCCATTATTATCACAGACCCCTACGTACTGAAAGCCAACAAGCTGCGCCTTACCCGGAAAGTCAACCTGACGGGAGCGGGTGAGGGCAAGTCCATCTCTGCGCATGTGGCCATTGACAATCAGCTCCAGATGGGAAGGCTGCGGGCCAACCACCAGAACATTGTGGTTCTGGAAGATGATTTTTTACACCTGTCGGAGTATGTGGGCGTACCGGTCCACGGTATTTTCGGGTACGAGATCTTCAACAACTTCGTAGTAACGATTGATTTTTCGAAAAAAGAAATCATCCTGATGCGGCCTGACAGGTACAAGTACAAGAACAGCAAGGGAGACAGGCATCCTTTGATTATTGAGGATACAAAACCTTTTACCGACGCTGTCACGCTTTTTGCCGACGGTCGTGAACATCCTATCCGGGTGCTGATTGACACCGGTGCAGGCCATGCGCTGCTGCTGAACAATACACCGAAAGAATCCTTCCAACTTCCTCAGAAGGTGATCCGGGCGCAGCTGGGACGCGGGTTGAACGGTGTCATTAATGGAAACCTGGGCCGTATTGACCGCCTAAAATTGGGCCGGTTTGAAATGGACAACATTGTTGCCTCATTTCCCGACAGCATTGCATTCGGTGCCAAGCTGCGGCAAGGCAGTGCCCGGCAGGGTAACATCGGCTGCGAGCTCCTGCGCCGATTTAAAGTTACCATGAACTACCAGGAAGGCTACATGGTGCTGAAACCCGTACGCAGCCGCATGCGGGAAAAGTTTGAGCATGATATGAGCGGAATGGAAATACGGGCCGAAGGACAAAATTTCCGGTCATACATTGTCAACCACATTGCAGCCGATTCACCGGCTTCCAAGGCCGGATTGGCAGAAGGAGACCAGTTACTTTTTATTGACGACCATGCCGCTGCCGACCTCAATGTAAGTGATATTTACAAGGTTTTACAACGTGGGGACGGTAAGAATGTGGACCTGCTGGTGAAGCGTAAAGGGGATATTTTCTTTACACAAATCAAGCTCAGGCGCATGATTTGATTACATTTAGAGCCAAACCAAACAGCGGCTTTATTGGAACGCCTCATCGTGACAGAAGATGGGTCACACTCATTGTACAGCACCCGCTTCAACCAGCAATACCATTCACTTCAGGGGGCGGTTGCAGAATCGACCCACATTTACATAAACCTCGGCCTCAAACCCGTTCTCGAAAGTACGGCCGGTACTGTAAAGGTCTTTGAAATGGGCCTGGGAACAGGATTAAATGCATTTCTTGCCTGGAAGCTGGCTGATCAGCTCCAAAAACCCGTTTACTACACTTCCGTAGAAGCCTACCCGGTAAGCCTGGACGAGGCACTTTCCCTCAATTACGATGCGATTACCGGGCAAAAAGGCTTGGCAGACATTCATCAGGCACCCTGGTCTGAAGATTATCCTCTCTCCCCGTTTTTTACCTTCCGGAAAGAGCATTCAACACTGGAAATGTTTGCAGCTGCGGATACTTTCGATGTAACTTTTTATGATGCGTTTGATCCCAGAGTACAGCCTGAGCTCTGGACCGAAACCATTTTTCACAAAATAGCAGCCCAAACCCGGCCCGGCGGCGTACTGGTTACATACTCTTCAAAAGGAATTGTGAAGCGGGCACTGGCCGCTGCAGGCTTTACTGTTGAGCGGCACAAGGGTCCGGGAAGAAAAACCCACGTGCTGAGAGCAATAAAAAATTAGTATACTTGGGCCAATCACAGGTAATCAACCCATGAACTACCAGCATATCATCAGCCAGGAGCTGAGCGAGGCACAAAAAGTGCTCGACGGATTTTTAAGTGACCCTGCTCAGCTCGAAAAAATTGAGCATGCAGCCGGATTAATGGCGGAAGCGATCATTCACAATGGCAAGGTCCTGTCCTGCGGTAACGGGGGCTCGCATTGTGATGCCATGCACTTTGCGGAAGAACTTACCGGCCGCTACCGCGATAACCGGCGGGCATTGCCGGCAATCGCCATTTCGGATGTCAGTCATCTGAGCTGTGTAAGCAATGATTATGGCTATGAATATGTATTTTCAAGATACATTGAGGCATTAGGACAGCCGGGCGATGTGCTGCTCGGGCTTAGTACCAGCGGCAACTCGGTCAATATTATCAAAGCAGTGGAAGCTGCCAAAAACAAGGGAATGAAAATCATCATCCTTTCGGGCAAAGATGGCGGAAAGCTCGCGGGTCTGGCTGATGTTGAAATCCGTGTCCCTCACTTCGGCTATGCCGACCGCATTCAGGAAATTCACATTAAGGTGATCCATATTTTTATGTTACTAATTGAAAAAATGGTCATTATCAACTAAGTACATACACTTCTCTCATGAACGTCCGGCCATCAGCACTCATTATCAAAGACCATGCAGTACTTACACTGCGCTACTGCTACGGCAACCAGGAAGTATTTGCATTGCCCGGCGGCAATCCGGATCCAGGTGAATGCCTGCGGGAAGCACTGGTCCGTGAAATTGGAGAGGAAATCTGTGTGGAGGCTACCATAGGCAACATGGTTTGCTGTGGAGAGGTAATCTGGACCGAACCCCGGAAAGAGACCCTGCACATGGTATTTGAAGCAACCATCACCGGCGAGCCGGTACTTGATCCCGGCCAGACAACTGCCCTCGAAATTGTGTGGCTGCCGC harbors:
- a CDS encoding NUDIX domain-containing protein is translated as MNVRPSALIIKDHAVLTLRYCYGNQEVFALPGGNPDPGECLREALVREIGEEICVEATIGNMVCCGEVIWTEPRKETLHMVFEATITGEPVLDPGQTTALEIVWLPLPEVTGKILYPNVGAQIQSYHTLPYSPFIGPIDQPYVQ
- the tpiA gene encoding triose-phosphate isomerase, coding for MRKKIVAGNWKMNKLMDEAVALTSELVNMVNDEVQGDVKVILCPPALYLPVIKRYIEDSSRFDLAAQNCSDKVSGAFTGEISAAMLQSAGIGYVLIGHSERRQYFNESNAVLAEKVNTALANVVSPIFCCGESLEQRQNSDYIGFVKNQLTESLFHLTPEQLQAVVIAYEPIWAIGTGLTASAEQAQEMHAALRGHIAEKYGREVAEEISILYGGSVTAASAAELFASPDIDGGLVGGASLKSREFTNIIKAR
- the lpcA gene encoding D-sedoheptulose 7-phosphate isomerase, whose translation is MNYQHIISQELSEAQKVLDGFLSDPAQLEKIEHAAGLMAEAIIHNGKVLSCGNGGSHCDAMHFAEELTGRYRDNRRALPAIAISDVSHLSCVSNDYGYEYVFSRYIEALGQPGDVLLGLSTSGNSVNIIKAVEAAKNKGMKIIILSGKDGGKLAGLADVEIRVPHFGYADRIQEIHIKVIHIFMLLIEKMVIIN
- a CDS encoding aspartyl protease family protein yields the protein MKTSMWLLLTVTLFTPAVILAGSDKDHPVSEEKYGYFLDRNYKSARIPFELHSNLIILYAKINDTDSLRFILDTGVSSIIITDPYVLKANKLRLTRKVNLTGAGEGKSISAHVAIDNQLQMGRLRANHQNIVVLEDDFLHLSEYVGVPVHGIFGYEIFNNFVVTIDFSKKEIILMRPDRYKYKNSKGDRHPLIIEDTKPFTDAVTLFADGREHPIRVLIDTGAGHALLLNNTPKESFQLPQKVIRAQLGRGLNGVINGNLGRIDRLKLGRFEMDNIVASFPDSIAFGAKLRQGSARQGNIGCELLRRFKVTMNYQEGYMVLKPVRSRMREKFEHDMSGMEIRAEGQNFRSYIVNHIAADSPASKAGLAEGDQLLFIDDHAAADLNVSDIYKVLQRGDGKNVDLLVKRKGDIFFTQIKLRRMI
- the mnmD gene encoding tRNA (5-methylaminomethyl-2-thiouridine)(34)-methyltransferase MnmD; translated protein: MERLIVTEDGSHSLYSTRFNQQYHSLQGAVAESTHIYINLGLKPVLESTAGTVKVFEMGLGTGLNAFLAWKLADQLQKPVYYTSVEAYPVSLDEALSLNYDAITGQKGLADIHQAPWSEDYPLSPFFTFRKEHSTLEMFAAADTFDVTFYDAFDPRVQPELWTETIFHKIAAQTRPGGVLVTYSSKGIVKRALAAAGFTVERHKGPGRKTHVLRAIKN
- a CDS encoding OmpA family protein, which produces MNPKLLSGFFCFIWLSVSAACAQVTENPKVEEQSATYVKIKRVELTDSQTIIHLQFTEKPGKSQLKLFGLPDQLMPGASQIWLDPETRLYKPGEIEKKFKLIKAENIPTDPTRKNVAPGETVNFVAYFERLTPGIEIFDFYEGRSSAGSQSWNFYGIHITNPEKKSAARSARAGTKATPPAKKPVTITPPATPAPAAPDNSMAVIRGTVFNAKTRQPVSARISYVEKGDSLEISSSSGKYRVGVDPAGSYELRISAKGFYGQTVRISPADSSGITMFDNDIYLAPLTAGETVNLPNIYFETSKFTLLPESFPELDRLVGVLKDNPSIRIRVEGHTDNVGDFDKNLELSRKRAESVRDYLTGKGVSADRIEAKGYGATRPLTQGSAEERKKNRRVEFVILDN